GCCGGGGTCGACGAGGTGTGGCAGAACGCCTCCCAGGGCCGGGTCCGCCTGCTGGCCGTCGAGGAGAACTACCGCGTGACGGTACGCGACGACGGCGGCGACCATCTGGTCCCGGCCGAGAGCGGTGATCTGGACGCCCGCGAGGACATCGTCGACGAGATCGTCGAACAGTGCCTGGAGACCGGAGCGGACGTCCGTTTCGTCCCCGACGGCAGTCTCGGTGACGCGAAAGGCATCGCCGGGGTGCTGCGCTACTGATCATTCCGGCAGACAATCGCCTCCAGAGCTGTCTGCCGGAGAGGTGAGCGCGTGAGTGAGCTGTTGGGTGTCGCGGTCCTGGGTGCGGGCCACATGGGGGCCGACCACGTACGACGGATCGACCGGGTGGTGAACGGCGCCCGGGTGGCGGCGGTGGCCGATCCCGACACCGGGCGCGCCAAGGACGCCGTCACCGGCATCGACGGTGTCTCGGTGCACACCGAGGTGGCGGCGGCCCTCGACGCACCCGGTGTACAGGCGGTGTTGATCGCCTCCCCCGGGCCCGCGCACGAGGAGGCGGTGCTCGCGGCCTTCGACCGCGGTCTGCCGGTGCTGTGCGAGAAGCCGATGGTGCCGGAGTCGGCCGGGGCACTGCGGGTGGCGGAGGCGGAGGCGCGGCTCGGCCGGAGGCTGGTGCAGGTCGGATTCATGCGCCGGTACGACGCCGAGTACCAGCGCCTGAAGTCCCTGCTGGACAGTCGGCGGCTGGGCCGTCCGCTGATGCTGCACTGCACGCACCGCAATGTGTCCTCCCCGCCGGGCTTCACCTCGGCGATGCTGGTCAACAGCTCCGTCTCGCACGAGATCGACGTGGCACGCTGGCTGCTCGACCAGGAACTCACCGCCGTGACCGTGCTGCGCCCACGGGCGTCCACGGGTGCCCCCGAAGGTCTTCTCGACCCCCAGTTCGTGGTGTTCGAGACGGCCGAAGGCGCTCTCGTCGACGTCGAGGTCTTCGTCAACTCCGGCTTCGGCTACCAGGTGCGCTGCGAGGCGGTCTGCGAGTCCGGGAGCGCGCGGATCGGGGACGAGCACACCATGGTGGTGACGACGGCGGGCGATGCCCGCGAGGAGGTGGCACAGGACTACCTCGTACGGTTCGCCGACGCCTACGACCGCGAGGTGCAGGCCTGGGTGGACGCCACCCGGCAGGGGAAGGTGACCGGGCCGGGCGCCTGGGACGGGTACGCGGCTTCGGCCGTCGCCGAGGCCGGGGTCCGGGCGCTGGAGAGCGGCGGCCGGGTGACCGTCGAACTCGCCCCGCGCCCGGACCTCTACGCGTGATCAGCCCTCTACGCGTGATCAGCCACTGACGCTCGCCGTGCCCGTCTCGATGTGCCCGGTGAACCGGCGCGACCAGCTCGCGTCGGAGTCGACGGTGATCGTGAAGTCGTACCAGCCGTTCTGGTACGCGACGGCGTTGAAGTAGTCCTCGGCCGAACCGCCCGCGGCGACGGTGTACGTCCACGGCCCGTCGCCGCGGTACTGGTTCGAGGTGATCGTGAACTTCACCGGGGCGGCCGAGGAGTTGGTCATCTTGAAGTAGAGGGCGGTCTTGCCGGTGCCGGGTTCGGTGGCGTAACGGGTGCTCACCTCGGCCGACTTGCCCGCCTGGGTCGCGTCGCCCTTGAAGCGGCGCAGGAAGCGGTTGGGGCCGGCCATGGTGAGGTCGTACTTGCCGTTGCCGAACCCCGAGCCGATGTTGAAGGAGTCGGAGGCGGTGCCGCCGGCGTCGATGGTGTACTGGCAGGGCGTGGTGTCGCGGTAGGCGTTCGGGTGGATCGACAGGTGCGCCGCCCTGCCGGCCGGGGTGCCCTGGTTGGCCATCGTGAACCAGGCGAGGACCTTGCCGCCCGACCCGAACTCCAGGTGGTCCAGGTAGCCGTTCGGCTGGTGGGGCAGGGCGCGCGCGGGCCGGGTGCCGGGCTCCTGGGCGGGCAGGGCGTTGGTGGTCGGTACCGGGTTGGGCAGGGGGCCGCAGGTGGCGATCCCGAGCACGCTCGTGGCGGGCAGCGGGACCGTCCCGTAGGCCGGGTTGCCGAAGTCGAAGACCCCGATCAGGTCGCCGGTGACCTTGCGGCGCCAGGCGCTGATGTTGGGGCAGGCGGCGGGCTTGCCGAGCGCCGTCGTCCATGTCTCCAGGAAGCGCAGGACCGAGGTGTGGTCGAAGACCTCCGAGGAGACCCAGCCGCCACGCGTCCAGGGCGAGATGACGAGCATCGGAACACGGAAACCGAGACCGTACGGGACGCCGTTGAGGAACTCCCCCGCCGTGTTCGCGGGCGGAGCCGGGGGCGGCACGTGGTCGAAGAAGCCGTCGTTCTCGTCGTAGTTGAGGAACAGGACGGTGGAGTCGAAGACGTCCGGGTCGGCCGCGAGGGCCTTGTACACCAGGTCGACGAAGTGGGCGCCGTCCCCGGGCGGGGCATAGGGGTGCTCGGAGAAGGCCTGGTCGGCGACCACCCAGGAGACCTGGGGCAGGGTGCCCGCGAGGACGTCGGCCCTGATGGCGGCGGCTATGTCGTCGGGGGTGGAGCCGGTGACCTTCGGCACGGAGGCCATGCCGCGGTCGTAGAGCGGGTCGCCCGCCTTCGCGGAGGCGAACTTCTTGAAGTAGGCGCAGCCGTTGTCGCCGTAGTTGTCCTGCGCGTTCTGGTAGACCTTCCAGGTCACTCCGGCCGTCTGGAGCGCCTCGGCGTAGTTCTGCCAGGTCAGTCCGGACTCGTCGCCGCCGTCGTAGCTGGAGCCGTCGACCTTGCCGCTCCACAGGTAGGTGCGGTTGGGGCCGGTCGCGCTGAGTGCGGAGCAGAAGTAGGCGTCGCAGATCGTGTAGTTGTCGGCGAGCGCGTAGTGGAAGGGGATGTCGGAGCGGTCGAGATAGCCGAGCGAGCGGACGTTGCCGACACCGGAGACCCAGTTGTCGAGGCGTCCCTTGTTCCAGGCGGAGTGCTGCGAGGACCAGGAGTGCGGGAGGTCGCCGTTGCACTGTGCGAGGGTCTCGCCGTCCTTGCCGCCCGCGGCGGGTGTGGAGCTGAGCTTCCACGGGTACTGCCGTCCGACGCCGTTCGGTTGGTTGAAGACGGAGTACCCGCCGGACAGGGTGATGCCGCTGCGGTCGTCGAAGCCGCGGACGCCCTTGAGGCGGCCGAAGTAATGGTCGAAGCTGCGGTTCTCCTGCATGAGGACGACGACGTGCCGTACGTCCGAGATGGTGCCGGTCGTCGCGCCGACGGCCGCCGCCGGGCGCGAGCCGACGCCCAGCGCGGCGCCCGCCGCCACGGATGCGCCGAGTCCCACGAAACCTCTTCGGCTGATCGGTGTCATTCGCCCGCCCCCTCGTGACCGGAGTGCCCCTGCGGCACACCGCGCGCCAGCGTGCACGCGGCGATCGCCGGGAGCCCTACCGATGCGGTGAGAGACGAATGAACAGCGGCCGAACGCCGCCGCCTTTCGTCTGTTCACTGTGAACGTTGCCCCCCTCTTTCCCTGGCATGGACACGCCGCGTACATATGACCGTCGAACAAAGAAATGAAGGACGGACCCGGCCAGCCCCGGAGCCCCTCAAGTCACGTACTCTTTCTACGACTTGGGCGCGCGACCCGCGTACCGAATCCATGCCGGTCGACTCGTCCGTCTGGACTGCGGCATATGCCAGAAGCACCACCGGATCGTGTGTTGCCAAATCCCTTACAGGGCGTCGCGGGCTGTGCAACAGTCGTAACGGTCCCTCCGCCCAGCCTTGGTCGTACCGTCCCCCATCGGAGTGCGTCATGCCGTCCCATCTCTCTGCGGACCGCCCATCCGCCCAGCCGCCCCCGCGCGGCTCGGTCGACGCGCTCATTTCGCAGACGCGACGGCTGCGCGGCGAGATGGACGCCGTTCGGCGGGACGCTCCCCTCGACGGCACGGACCCCCAGGGACGCTGGCAGCGCGCGCTGTGTGATCTGGCGATGCACCAACTCGACGACCTCGACCAGCATTTGGCACAGCTGCGGGACGGACCCCCGCCGGTGCCCGCGGAGCCGGCCCGCGCGCCCGCCGCACCTGCCGCGTCGGCCGCGTCCCGGCGCGGTTCGCTGCTCAGCCGGGTGGGCAGTGCCGAGTGGAACCTGCTCACGGACGAGGCCAGTTGGTCCGGAGAGCTCTACGACATCCTGGGCCGCGACCCCGCCGCTCCCCCGCTCACCCTCGACGAACTGCCGTCGCTGATGCTCGACGAGGACCGGCCGACGCTGACGGCGATGGTCACCGACTGCCTCATCGACGCCAAGCCCATCGACGGCGAGTTCCGTATCGTGCGCCCCGACGGCGGGGTACGGACCGTGCACATGATGGGCGAGCCCGTGCTCGACACCGACGGCAGCACCGCCGCGATGTGGGCCGTGCTGCGCGATGTCAGTGAACTGCGGCGCAGCCAGCGGACGGTGAGCGAGAGTCGTGAGTCGCTGCAGCTGCACCGGCACCACGCGCAGAGCGAGCGCCGGCTCGCGGTCCAGCTGCAGGAGGCCGTCCTGCCGCCCTGGCGCGGCTCCCTGCGCTTCCCGCAGCGGGGCCCCGAGGCCCTGGACCTCGCCGCCCGCCATCTGCCCTCCTCGAACAGCGCGCTGATCGGCGGCGACTGGTACGACGCGATGGAACTGCCCGACGGAGCGACGCTGTTGAGTGTCGGTGACCTCACCGGGCAGGGCGTCACCGTCGCCTCGGGCATGGCGATGCTGCTCGGCGCCCTGCGCGGCATGGCTGTCGCGGGCACCCGGCCCGGGCAACTCATGTCCTGGCTCAACCAGTTGCTCGACGCCTCGGTGCAGCCGTCCCTCGGCAGCGCCGTCTGCTGCCGCTACCGGCCCGAGACCCGCACCCTCACCTGGGCGCAGGCAGGACACCCCGCCCCGCTGCTGTTCCGCAACGGGACGGGGCGCATGCTGGCGGCGCCGGACGGCGTGCTGCTCGGGGCCACCTCCGGAGCCGTCTACGGACAGGCCGAAGAGACCCTCGAAGACGGCGACCTGCTGCTCCTGCACACCGACGGACTGGTCCCCGGGCACTATGGAGCGCAAGCCGTCCAGAGGCTGCTCGACCTGGCCCCGCGCTTCCGCGGAGCCCGTACGGCCCAGGACTGCGTACGGACGGTTGTCGAGGAATTCGGCGAGAGTGAGCGCGAGGACGACGCCTGCGTGCTCATCGCCAGGATCGGCTCATAGACCTCACCGAGATCGGCTCACAGTCCGCCCTGGAACGCCCCGGCCTGAAACCCTTTACGGTGCACACAGGCAAGGAGTGCTCATGCCTGTGTGGTGGTGCCCCCGCGCTTCGGCCTGAGCGAGCCCTTGGGGAGGGCGAGTTGGATCTCCTCACGCAGTTCGTGGATCTTCGGGTAGCCGGAGTACTCGGCGGTGAGCCGGTACATCTCGCGCAGCCGGTCCCAGGTGCGGTGGGAGGAGTTCGCCCCCATCGACACCAGGGCCAGCCGGGCATAGCGGTCCGCCTGCTCGGGGTCGTCCGCGATGAAGCACGCCGAGGCCAGCGACAGCCAGTCGAAGATCTGTGACCGCTGCCGCCCGTTCTCCCGCAGATGCAACGCTTCCTTGGCGTGGCGCTGCGCCGTGGTCGCCGCGGCCGGGTCGTGCTCCGCGAGCGTCCGGTAGGCAAGCGCCTGCATGCCGTGCATGTCCGCCTCGTCGAACATCTGCATCCAGCTCGGCGGTGGCACATCACCCTTGTCGGAGACGAAGAGGTCTTCCGCCTCCCCCAGGGTGCGCCGCATGGCCTGGCCCTTGCCCATCGACGCCTGAGCCCAGGCCTCGATCGTGTAGAGCATGGCGCGGGTGCGCGGCAGCATCTCGGAACCCGAGCCCGACTTGGCGAGCTTCATCAGGTCCAGGGCGTCGTCGGGCCGGCCGAGGTGCACCATCTGACGGGCGGCGCGGGAGAGCGCCTCCCCGGCGCGCGGCCGGTCGCCGCCTTCTCTGGCCGCGTGCGCGGCGATGATGAAGTACTTCTGGGCCGTGGGCTCCAGGCCGACGTCGTGCGACATCCAGCCCGCGAGGACGGCGAGATTGGCGGCGACGCCCCACAGGCGGCGCTGCAGATGGTCAGGGTGTCGGTAGGAGAGCATGCCTCCCACTTCGTTGAGCTGGCCCACCACGGCCTTGCGTTGCAACCCGCCGCCGCGGGCCGCGTCCCAGGCCCGGAACACCTCGACCGAGCGCTCCAGTTCCTCGATCTCCTGCGACCCGATGGGGGCGGCCTCGTAACGGTCGAACCCAGCGGGGTCGGCGTGCAGGGGATTGTCGACTACAGGGGCGTCGGCCACGAGGGCCGGATCGGTGTGGAGCCAGTCGTGCATGGCACTGCTGAGTGCGGATCCCGCGGCGAGCGCGGCACCCGCGCCCACCAAGCCGCGTCGGTTGAGCATGAGGTCCATTCCCGTGAATTCGGTGAGGACCGCAGCGGTTCGCTCGGGCGCCCACGGCACACCGTCGGGATGTTCCACATTCCCGCCGCCCGGCCGTTTCCCCACACGCCCGTGCCGCACCAGACCGAGGTCCTCGATGGTCACGACACGGCCGAGACGCTCGGTGAAAAGAGCCGCCAGCACTCGCGGAACCGGATCGCGCGGGATCTCTCCCATGTCGATCCAACGCCGCACCCGTGAGGTGTCGGTCGCCAGCTGAGGGTGACCCATGGCCGCCGCCTGCTTGTTGACCAGCCTCGCGAGTTCGCCCTTGGACCAGCCGGCCAGGCCGAACAGATCCGACAGACGAGTGTTGGGTTGTCCGTTCACGTCAAGCCCCCAGGTTCTCGGCTGAGTTGACAGTAACCCTCTGTCAGTTGCTGAGCGACTATTCGCCAGGGTTCGCCAGGGTGCGCCAGATGGTCTGCCACTGGGCATCCGGTGTCAGGTAGGAAAGCGCCACCCCGACCCGGCTACCGAGGGACATTCCCCCAGGGTGTACCAGGGCGGCCGGGGCGGGTAGCGCAGCAACTTGCAGGCACACGAAGGGATCTGTTTCGCCCATGTACACAGCATCGTCCTCCGTGTCCGCTCCGCCCCGGTCGCTTCACCCCCGCCCGGCGGCGGCGGGCAGCGGCCCCTACCTCGACCCCGCTCGACCGGCGGCCCCCGTGCTCGGCGCCGGCAGGACGCGGCGCGTTCCGGGGCTCGGCACCCAACCGCTCAGCGGGAGAATCGACTTGTCCGGCCCTCAGGGCGCGCAGCTGCGCACGGCGATCGCGTCGGTGCACCGCATCTGTCCGGAGTTCGCTCCGGTCCAGGTACTGCGCCGCAGCGGGCGCTCCGTGCTCCTCGTCGGCACGACGGGGCGCAGCACGGCGGTCGCCAAGTGTTTACTGGACCACTCCTCGATCTGGGCGGAGCGGATCAGGCACGAAATAGCGGCATACCGATCGTTCGTGCGGCATCGGCCGCCGGTCCGGGTGCCCCGGCTGATCGCGGCGGACCCGGACAACTGCACCCTCGTGATCGAGCGGATGCCGGGGCGGGTGGCCGCGCTGCAGCGGCACCCGGCGGAGGCGCCGCCCCGCGCGGACATCCGGGCGGCACTGGGTGCGATCTGCCGGCTGAACGCGTGGCGGCCGCCGGCGGGGACGTTCGACGCCCCGCTGGACTACGCGGAGCGGATCTCCCGTTTCCATGAGCTGGGTCTGCTCACGGACCGGGACATGGGCGACCTGCAGAAGCTGGTGCACGGCATCGCGCACTCGGCGGGCCGGCAGGGCATGGGCCAGTTCTGTCACGGGGACGCGTTGCTGTCGAACATCCTGCTCTCACCGGCCGGTCCCGTGCTGGTGGACTGGGAGCACGCGGGCTGGTACCTGCCGGGCTACGACCTGGCGACGCTGTGGGCGGTCCTCGGTGACGCTCCCGTGGCACGCCGGCAGATCAGTCAGCTCGCGCAGTCCGCCGGTCCCGCGGCGCGCGACGCCTTCCTGGTGAACCTGATGCTCGTACTGACCCGGGAGATCCGTACGTACGAGACGGCCGTGCAGCGTTCGATGCACGACGCGACCCCGGCGGCACCGGGACCGGCCCATCCGGGTGCTGCGCCGTCCGGCGAGGAGCAGCGGCTGCTGCTGCGGCGGCTGCACGACGACTGCCAGATGGCCCGTCGGGCCGTTCGAGCGGCGGTCGGCACTCGTTGACGGGGACGAAGGCCCGCGGTGCGCCTGAACGGCGGCACACCGCGGGCCTTCGTCCTGCGGGGGCACTGCCGTGCGGCGCCGATGTACGGCGAACGGCGCGTCCCCGCCGGCATCCCTTCCGGGCCATCTTCACCCGTTCGCGCCACCGGTCCACTCCACTGACGCCTCGCAGGCCGTTCCGCTGCCGCCACGAAATCGTGTTCGTCCTCCGCTGACATGGAAAATCGCCTGCTCCTGGGCATGATTGACGGATCGTCGGAGAGCCGATACCACTGACCCACGTTCGGCCTGCACGCCCCACCGCGCTCGACCGTCCCAGGAGGCTGCATTGCGAGGATCCGTCACCGACCCCGAGGCCACCGCCGGGCACAGACGCGCGCGCCGTACCGCGGGCGCCGTCGCCTCGGCGACGCTGTTGCTGCCGCTGCTCGGCGCGGCACCGTCGAACAGCACCGCGCAGGCGTCCTCCGATGGGCTCCAGCGGGCCTTCGCCGGCGCCGCCGCCGAGTACCACGTGCCGCTGAGCGTCCTGCTCGGCGTCTCCTACCTCCAGTCCCGCTGGGACGCGCACGCCGGCGCGCCGAGCGCCAGCGGCGGCTACGGCCCCATGCACCTCACCGACGCACGGACGGCGATCGCGGAGGCACCGCACCACAGCGACGGCACGGAGGACGCCCGCGGTGACAGCTCGCGCGCGGCCCTGCTGCCCACCACCAAGGTGCCGCAGAACTCCCAACTCCCGGCTCGGCTGAAGACGTTGACGAAGGCGGCCCGGCTCACCGGCCTGCCCGAGGAACGGCTGCGCACCGACGCCGCGGCGAACGTGGCGGGCGGGGCCGCGCTCCTGGCCGCCGCGCAGAAGGACCTCGGCGAGCCGCTGAGCGCCGACGCGGCCGACTGGTACGGCGCGGTGGCACGCTTCTCCGGCGCGGACGACACCGCGACCGCGGCGACGTACGCCAATGACGTCTACGGAGTGATCCGCGAAGGCGAGGAGCGCACCACGGACGCAGGTCAGCAGGTCGCGCTGGCCGCCCGGCCCGGACTGCGCCCCGACACCGCGCAGCTGCGGCGGGCCGGGCTGCGTACCGTCTCCGCCAAGAGCACGGAGTGCCCCACGTCCGTGTCCTGCGAGTGGATTCCGGCCCCGTACTCGGAGTTCGGCAACAATGACTACGGGAACCACGACCTCGGTGACCGGCCCACGTCGCAGAGCATCAAGTACATCGTCATCCATGACACGGAGGGCACCTGGGACGGCGTTCTGAAGCTGGTCCAGGACCCGACCTACGTGTCGTGGAACTACACGCTGCGCTCGACCGACGGTCACATCGCCCAGCATGTGAAGGCGAAGGACGTGGCCTGGCACGCGGGCAACTGGTACATCAACGCCAAGTCGATCGGCCTGGAGCACGAGGGATTCCTCGCCTCGCCGGACGCCTGGTACACGGAGGAGATGTACCGGGCCTCGGCGCGCCTGGTGACCTACCTCGCCGAGAAGTACCACGTTCCGCTGGACCGGCAGCACATCCTGGGTCATGACAACGTGCCGGGCCCGACCACCTCGACCATCCCCGGCATGCACACGGACCCGGGCCCGTACTGGGACTGGCAGCACTACTTCACCCTGCTCGGCCACCCCTTGCAGCGTGCGACGAAGGCGAAGACGAGGACGAGTGGCGGACTGGTCACCATCCTGCCGGACTTCGCTCGGAACCAGCCCCGGTACACGGGCTGTGTCACCAGCGGCGAGCCCTGCGCGGCGCACGGCTCCAGCGAGGTGCGGCTCTACTCCCGGCCGGACGAGACCTCGCCCCTGATCAAGGACATCGGGCTGCGTCCCCAGGGCGACGACTCGACGATCGACGTGAACGACGTGGGTTCACGGGTCTCCACCGGACAGCGGTACGCGGTCGCGGACCGGAACGGCGACTGGACGGCTATCTGGTACCTGGGCCAGAAGGCCTGGTTCAAGAACCCGCAGGGCCGGCCGACGGCGGTGAACGCCTCGGGTCAGGTCGTGACCCCCAAGGCCGGCGTCACGGAGATCCCCGTGTACGGGCGTGCCTACCCGGAGGCGGCGGCGTACCCCGCGGGCGTGCCCGTCCAGGCCGTCTCGCCGCTGCCGTACAAGATGCAGGCAGGCCAGAAGTACGCGGTCGGTGACAAGGTGCCGGGCGAGTACTTCTACGCGCCGACGTTCGACACGACCCCGCACAGGGTCGTGATCGGCAAGGACATGTACTACGAGATCCAGTTCGGCCACCGGGTGGCGTTCGTGCGGGCGGCGGACGTGAACCTGACGCGCTCGCGCACATAGGTGCCGGGGGGCGCGGGGGCCGGGCCGCGGACAGCGCCCCGGCCCCGGCTCCCGTAGCGTCGTTACTCCGACCAGTCGAGCTGGTGTTCCGGCACCCCGAAGGTCCAGCCCACCGCCCGGGCCTCGGCCCGGGCCGTACGGTCGCCCCGCGCATAGCGCAGAACCCGCCCCGGGAACACCACGAACGTCTCGTCGGCGGACCGCAGATC
This portion of the Streptomyces mirabilis genome encodes:
- a CDS encoding Gfo/Idh/MocA family oxidoreductase, translated to MSELLGVAVLGAGHMGADHVRRIDRVVNGARVAAVADPDTGRAKDAVTGIDGVSVHTEVAAALDAPGVQAVLIASPGPAHEEAVLAAFDRGLPVLCEKPMVPESAGALRVAEAEARLGRRLVQVGFMRRYDAEYQRLKSLLDSRRLGRPLMLHCTHRNVSSPPGFTSAMLVNSSVSHEIDVARWLLDQELTAVTVLRPRASTGAPEGLLDPQFVVFETAEGALVDVEVFVNSGFGYQVRCEAVCESGSARIGDEHTMVVTTAGDAREEVAQDYLVRFADAYDREVQAWVDATRQGKVTGPGAWDGYAASAVAEAGVRALESGGRVTVELAPRPDLYA
- a CDS encoding phosphocholine-specific phospholipase C, which translates into the protein MTPISRRGFVGLGASVAAGAALGVGSRPAAAVGATTGTISDVRHVVVLMQENRSFDHYFGRLKGVRGFDDRSGITLSGGYSVFNQPNGVGRQYPWKLSSTPAAGGKDGETLAQCNGDLPHSWSSQHSAWNKGRLDNWVSGVGNVRSLGYLDRSDIPFHYALADNYTICDAYFCSALSATGPNRTYLWSGKVDGSSYDGGDESGLTWQNYAEALQTAGVTWKVYQNAQDNYGDNGCAYFKKFASAKAGDPLYDRGMASVPKVTGSTPDDIAAAIRADVLAGTLPQVSWVVADQAFSEHPYAPPGDGAHFVDLVYKALAADPDVFDSTVLFLNYDENDGFFDHVPPPAPPANTAGEFLNGVPYGLGFRVPMLVISPWTRGGWVSSEVFDHTSVLRFLETWTTALGKPAACPNISAWRRKVTGDLIGVFDFGNPAYGTVPLPATSVLGIATCGPLPNPVPTTNALPAQEPGTRPARALPHQPNGYLDHLEFGSGGKVLAWFTMANQGTPAGRAAHLSIHPNAYRDTTPCQYTIDAGGTASDSFNIGSGFGNGKYDLTMAGPNRFLRRFKGDATQAGKSAEVSTRYATEPGTGKTALYFKMTNSSAAPVKFTITSNQYRGDGPWTYTVAAGGSAEDYFNAVAYQNGWYDFTITVDSDASWSRRFTGHIETGTASVSG
- a CDS encoding PP2C family protein-serine/threonine phosphatase; protein product: MPSHLSADRPSAQPPPRGSVDALISQTRRLRGEMDAVRRDAPLDGTDPQGRWQRALCDLAMHQLDDLDQHLAQLRDGPPPVPAEPARAPAAPAASAASRRGSLLSRVGSAEWNLLTDEASWSGELYDILGRDPAAPPLTLDELPSLMLDEDRPTLTAMVTDCLIDAKPIDGEFRIVRPDGGVRTVHMMGEPVLDTDGSTAAMWAVLRDVSELRRSQRTVSESRESLQLHRHHAQSERRLAVQLQEAVLPPWRGSLRFPQRGPEALDLAARHLPSSNSALIGGDWYDAMELPDGATLLSVGDLTGQGVTVASGMAMLLGALRGMAVAGTRPGQLMSWLNQLLDASVQPSLGSAVCCRYRPETRTLTWAQAGHPAPLLFRNGTGRMLAAPDGVLLGATSGAVYGQAEETLEDGDLLLLHTDGLVPGHYGAQAVQRLLDLAPRFRGARTAQDCVRTVVEEFGESEREDDACVLIARIGS
- a CDS encoding aminoglycoside phosphotransferase family protein, which gives rise to MYTASSSVSAPPRSLHPRPAAAGSGPYLDPARPAAPVLGAGRTRRVPGLGTQPLSGRIDLSGPQGAQLRTAIASVHRICPEFAPVQVLRRSGRSVLLVGTTGRSTAVAKCLLDHSSIWAERIRHEIAAYRSFVRHRPPVRVPRLIAADPDNCTLVIERMPGRVAALQRHPAEAPPRADIRAALGAICRLNAWRPPAGTFDAPLDYAERISRFHELGLLTDRDMGDLQKLVHGIAHSAGRQGMGQFCHGDALLSNILLSPAGPVLVDWEHAGWYLPGYDLATLWAVLGDAPVARRQISQLAQSAGPAARDAFLVNLMLVLTREIRTYETAVQRSMHDATPAAPGPAHPGAAPSGEEQRLLLRRLHDDCQMARRAVRAAVGTR
- a CDS encoding peptidoglycan recognition family protein; protein product: MRGSVTDPEATAGHRRARRTAGAVASATLLLPLLGAAPSNSTAQASSDGLQRAFAGAAAEYHVPLSVLLGVSYLQSRWDAHAGAPSASGGYGPMHLTDARTAIAEAPHHSDGTEDARGDSSRAALLPTTKVPQNSQLPARLKTLTKAARLTGLPEERLRTDAAANVAGGAALLAAAQKDLGEPLSADAADWYGAVARFSGADDTATAATYANDVYGVIREGEERTTDAGQQVALAARPGLRPDTAQLRRAGLRTVSAKSTECPTSVSCEWIPAPYSEFGNNDYGNHDLGDRPTSQSIKYIVIHDTEGTWDGVLKLVQDPTYVSWNYTLRSTDGHIAQHVKAKDVAWHAGNWYINAKSIGLEHEGFLASPDAWYTEEMYRASARLVTYLAEKYHVPLDRQHILGHDNVPGPTTSTIPGMHTDPGPYWDWQHYFTLLGHPLQRATKAKTRTSGGLVTILPDFARNQPRYTGCVTSGEPCAAHGSSEVRLYSRPDETSPLIKDIGLRPQGDDSTIDVNDVGSRVSTGQRYAVADRNGDWTAIWYLGQKAWFKNPQGRPTAVNASGQVVTPKAGVTEIPVYGRAYPEAAAYPAGVPVQAVSPLPYKMQAGQKYAVGDKVPGEYFYAPTFDTTPHRVVIGKDMYYEIQFGHRVAFVRAADVNLTRSRT